The following is a genomic window from Ancylothrix sp. D3o.
CCTTTAGCGCTTTGTTTTCGACTAAATACAAAATGACCGTGTTTGCGAGCACCGCCTGCTAAATCCAAACTGAAATTTTCATAATCGTCTAGTAGTGATTCTGATTTTTCATTTGAATCCGTCGGGATTGCACAAACAGAAAATTCCTGGTCTGGATGCAATTTTGACAGCATTATGTTTTTATAAGTCACCTCATTTAACCTAACCGTTGATGAGGAATCTGGCTGAGACTGGTGCATCCACTTTTTCTGATTACCATTCCAAACTAACATCGAAGTTTTTGATTTTATTTTAAATAAGCGACTTTCGTAACCTGCTTCTGGTAACAAAGCCAGCACATTGTAAGTGAAAACATAACGAGTCATAAACTACCTCATTCAAACAGATTTAACTAAATAAAATCAGAAAAATCACCAGGTTTCTCAAAATAAAATAAATCCATACCAGGAGTAAATTCCTCGTCTTGACTGCTACGACGACTAGCATCATTTTCGCCGAAGACATAGCCGATTTTTCGCTTTAATGTGGCATAAGAAATGGCATCTTTTGTGCCTGATGATTCTTGAGCGGCCATGAAGGCAAAAACGTTGTAATCGCACCGCCATAACCGCCCGCCGTATTATTAGCAAAAGTTGTATTGACAATATTTGTAGCAAAAGCGGGTCTGGTATTGATCAATATTCCGCCGCCGTTGAAAGCCGCTTTATTACCAGAAAATGTGGTATTGGTAACGCTAACATTTGCCGATTCACCCAGCCACAAACCGCCGCCGCTATCACTGGCATCATTATTGATAAAGGATGAATTGGTTACGGTAATATCGCCATTACCGGCCCGGATACCACCGCCAGAGCCGCCGGTGCCATTGTTGTATTTAATGGCTTTATTGTTGATGAAGGTGCTATTTTCTAACAAGATTTTATCCGGTGGGTATCCAAATAAAAAGCCTGCTCCTCCTTCTCCTTGGGCGATGTTGCTGTCAAAAAGACTATTACGGATAATAATGTTCCCGCCTATGCCATCGTTGGTATATTCGCTGGCACCATCAACGTAAATAGCACCGCCAACGCCTTTATCAGAACCACTAGATACAGAACTGTTGTTTTTGAAGGTAGAATCTTCAATGGTGAGTCCGCTGAGGAGGTTATTAATGGCACCACCAAAGCTGCCTTTATTGTTGGTGAAGGTACTACCTTTTACGGTGAGGGTGCTGCCACTTTTTACGCCGATGGCACCGCCGCCACGTTCGGTAGTTGTAGCAAGAGAACCATCATTACTATCAAAGCTCGAATTGATGACAGTGGTGGTGCTTCTCCAGCCTGTATGTAAGCCTGCACTAAAGCCTGCTATGTTGTTATTAATTTGGCAATTTTCGAGTGTTAAAGTGCTGTTGGAGCCGGTTTGAATTCCCGCACCGGCACCTGTCGGTTCATCGGTGGTAGCGCTGCATTTTCCGTTAGCAATAATCAGGTTTTTAAGGGTGATGTTTGTGAAGGATTCGGTTTTAATGACGCGGCTATTGTTATTACCACTGATGGTTAAATTGGGTGCAGATGCTCCATCAATTATCAGGTTATTGTTGATTAGTAATTGGCCTGTCGTGAG
Proteins encoded in this region:
- a CDS encoding right-handed parallel beta-helix repeat-containing protein, which encodes MVVVTNNADSGAGSLRQIIADAQPGDTIVFDNSLSGVNITLTTGQLLINNNLIIDGASAPNLTISGNNNSRVIKTESFTNITLKNLIIANGKCSATTDEPTGAGAGIQTGSNSTLTLENCQINNNIAGFSAGLHTGWRSTTTVINSSFDSNDGSLATTTERGGGAIGVKSGSTLTVKGSTFTNNKGSFGGAINNLLSGLTIEDSTFKNNSSVSSGSDKGVGGAIYVDGASEYTNDGIGGNIIIRNSLFDSNIAQGEGGAGFLFGYPPDKILLENSTFINNKAIKYNNGTGGSGGGIRAGNGDITVTNSSFINNDASDSGGGLWLGESANVSVTNTTFSGNKAAFNGGGILINTRPAFATNIVNTTFANNTAGGYGGAITTFLPSWPLKNHQAQKMPFLMPH